The window ATGTGTGAGAATTATACCTGTTAAAAATGatagaacaattttattattCAATGTCATCAAGTATATGAACTGTTATAATAAATTCGTTGAGTATGGTGTAAATGACAAAGATTTACATTTTAGGAAATTGTTTACTACAACTATGTGTAAATAACGACGATTTACCTTTTAGGAAAATGTTTAGTACAATTGCCTTTAGCCATACATGGAGAATTACCATAATCAGTTCCACATGGTCCATGAATCATATAATCCTTTACAGCTTCGTATCCAACAGGATCAATACTTGGATCAGGATTTTCTGCAGACACCATTTTATCTATTTGGTCCATGGTTTTTGGACGATCGTTTGGATGCAACCAAATAAGCATGTGAGCATGTGACAGTCCACGCTTTTGAAACTCTATGATGTGCATCACTGTAAAATGCCAAGGtattaaattagaaaaatagtATGATTTCCATACATGTCATTTTATTATCAAAGTGTAAAATTAAATCATCGAAAAAGATTTCATATTATAATACCTCCTATACAACATCCAAaacaatttttatttttgatttgaTCAACCATTTGGTCAACTTTCATTTTAGAAACCCTTGCAACCACATCTAGAGCGTCAACAACATCAACACCGGGTAAAAACTTTAACATCCACTGTATTTCAGGCCATTTTGTATTTATGGTCATCGTAAGGAATAGTGATGGGTGGCCAATCGTTCGACAGATGGCCAAAGCGTCCTTAAAATACTGATTCATGTACCTTTTACTGCCAGTAAATGAGGCAGGTAAAATTGTTGCTTTACCGACATTTTTAGGATTGCTATCACCTTTTTGTAGTGCATCCCGTATATTGTGGTACAAATGTGAACGAATCATTGTCTGGTTATCTCTAATCTAGTAAAGTCTGTACTGTTCCATTGCAGTAAATGCATCCACCATATATTGCTGCCATAAACGACCTCCGAGATGTGGAGTCAAACCTGTAAACTCGTGATTAAATGCTTGATTCTTTGTAAATTTGAGAGAATATTAAAGAATATGTACTAAAACAAAATACAGATAAAGAATATACCATCTGAAGGTCAAATCATAAGTTTATAATTGTAATACTCTTTCATCGTGATGAATTCACTATCTCCCTTTTCTATTGGATCTTCATTTTCTACAAACTAAGTGTGTTTGGGCTGTTTTTTATAAGGTCTATTTGCAGGGATTTGACAGTAAAATCCAATATCTTCATGAGGAACAAGAAGAGGATATTGTAGTTGCATAAATCGTGGATAGATTGCATATATCCTCTCCAATCCATTGGTTCTTGAATGAATTATTGTATCCCTGCATCTTTTTGTATAGTCGTCTGTGACAATCAATCCGGCAACTTCATGTGATAGGCCAATATGGTTAGGTCGACCAGATGCTGAAGAAGAAGCTATTAGAACCAATCTCAATTCATCAACTGCATTATGTTCTATCCGTTCATGTGCCATATGAAAACTTTTGACCAGACGATTATGTTCATCCAACATTTCTAACAAAGACTGTACGATACCCTCATCAACGGAATCACTTCCACCTTTAACGGTGTTTATTCTGTTGTTCACTTCATCTTCAGTGTCATATATGTAGAGTTGACAAAATTTGGAGATTGCACCGTCAGGTGGTACAAAGCTTCTTATACTGTGGTAATTTACACCTTTGACCTTGAAACAATAAGGAGCACCGCCACGATTGATCCTATGATCAATTTTTCCTCCGGTGGAAGACATCTCAAATATACAGTTGTATTGTTGGAAatatgttgtggacttgatgattttattaacaaaacaccttagtagattcaacttagtgaaaaatgtagcactcgacggatgatcaaatttagtcccgacggatgactcaatatagtcccgacggatgatgatttgacatccatcgagtgagtagcttatgtaacaataagtcatgtagcatatttctgcaaacaaatttgtatagattttgtagtagcttataagtcatgttgactttaattggatatgcaaaataggttgattaattgtaaatagatgatgtcttgtaattctgtataaatgatatgaagtcaagtaccaaatagctacccgacagatgatcaacaaagctacctgacggatgatcaacaaggcaacccgacggatgatcatgtacccgacggatgatcaatttaaacatctgttgacagtgacaacacagtcacatgcgtcgagtgtatgcaaaaggaatgtggcagcctattcaactgggtttttgagaacaaagaagcattaccatttccatgcaattatgaagatattcaaagatgctggaatagagtagtgaagcaccatagtattagacttgataggttttattttattatcttgtcttattactgtataatcttggtgatatataaaccaagagtagcaagtagaacaataagAAGACTAAGCAAATTCATTCTCAAAGAAACAATTGTAAGCAGTACcctaagcatttctctgtaagtttagttgttcatatttgtaagcagctgtgagctattcaagctacacagggttctcttcatatatatatatatatatatatatatatatatatatatatctggtggatacattaaatccaccagaaagttataaagacttgtgtttttattactttgtgttttgattcaatttaacttgtcattccggactttgcaaatcaaaacacttacatatatattttgagttagaacattttataattcagaaaaagttttaagaattccattcaaccccccttctgtaattcttgttgcacttttagggactaacaattggtatcagagcaagctcttgaagaacaaagagttaaaagatcacaacaaacaacaagatgaagaagaaggatgttggagtcaagattccttttctagacaaagataattaccatcattggaaggtaaagatgcatcttcatttactttctcaagatgaggcctatgtggattgcatagagagaggccctcatgtaccaatgagagctgcaactggaaatgagtcATCAGTTctcaagccaaggcatgaatggtcagatcctgatattgaacaagtcaggaaagacaagaaggccataaatattctattcaatggagttgatggtgatatgtttgacaacatcgtcaattgcaaaactgccacGAAAGTTTGGGATataattcagattatctgtgatggcactgaacaagttagggaaaacaagatgcatttactaattcagcaatatgagcatttccactttgaagaaggtgaaactctcaatgatatctttagtagatttcaaaagctactaaatgctctaaagctgcatggaagagtctaccaaaccaaagattctaacctcaaatttctgagatccctaccaaaagaatggaaaccaatgacagtctccttgagaaattcacaagaatgcaaggagtttacactagagagactgtatggcattctaaagacttattagcaatctaaagctgagtgtaatgatgttgtcaatgacatgtctatagaattatatcatttgcgtgttacacttaggtctctcactaaggaaaattctaaaattaaagaaaataatttgtttttaagtaagaggaataatgtgttagagtcttagtttattgaatttgaaaaattgagaattgagtgtaagattgctaaggatgaattaactgagtccttgaagaaagaagagattttgaagaagtagcttgaaagagaacaagaggtgattaaggcatggaaaacatctagagatgttcatgctcaaatcaccaaaatttaaggtattgagtccttttatgatgcagcctggaaaaagaataaggagaagatggaatccaatttagttgaaggattgctaacagatgtagactcgacggatgatgagagtcatccgtcggataaccaaaaggattatccgtcgagtgacataaatcctcatccgttggctgtgagcaaacctgtgagtaaagccaaagttgccaagttaaatgaaaaatatgcatcagtttccaaaaacttcatttcaggagaatctagtcaagtgaagaaggagaagaaagtgaatgttggtcatctgtctatcaagaaattgaatgacagactagaaaagattgaggttaaaacagaggctaaaaggaaaaacaataaaaatgggaaagtagggattaacaaacataacaactatacaccttataaatatgctcctagaaaaatcagTGTTGAgtgtggtagtactaatcatttgtctgttaattgcaaacttgccattcctactcctatgtctgtaccctccccttttcccaacatgaatgtcatgccttctatgcctatgaatgctatgtctacacagaatatgaatgtacaatttgctaatatgccatttgcacctaatccttattatgctgtatttagtatgcctcaaatgccatttagcatgccctactagaataatatgtttgctaatagcatgccatttcatgttaatcaaaatgtgcatgataattctgttttaatgaatggtttcaaaggtccaacttagatgactaaggatgaatctgatatccccaagtcaaatgagatcaaacctaagaaacagaagaagaaatctaacaaggcaggacccaaggaaacttgggtaccaaaatcaacttgatttgattttaatgtgtgcagggaaacaaaaagaaactgtggtacttggatagtggttgttcaagacacatgactagtgattctaccctgctcacagagttcaaggagagagctggcccaagtattacttttggagatgaaagcaagggttatactatgggatatgctttgattttaaaagacaatgtcatcattgaggaggttgccttagtggatggtctcaagcataattttttgagtatcagccaactttgtgataaaggcaattcagtaaccttcaactcagaagcctgtgttgtgactaacaagaggagcaacaaagtggttctcactggagtgagaaaaggaaatatgtacctagctgacttcaactcatcaaatgtagaatctgttacttgccttctcagtaaagcaagtcaagatgaaagttggctatggcacaagaagctatcccatctaaacttcaagaccatgaatgagcttgtaaagaaagaactggttagaggaattcctcaagtggagtttactaaggatggattgtgtgatgcttgctaaaagggaaagcagatcaaagcatcattcagaaagaagcttgattcaacaattgaagaacctttacaactactacatatggatttgtttggaccagtcaacgtgttgtccatctcaaggaaaagatttttcctagtaattgtagatgatttctcaaagttctcttggacatatttccttaagtctaaagatgaggctagtgaaatcatcatcaatcacataaggcaagtcaacaattatcctgattttaaagttagaagaatcaggagtgacaatggaactgagttcaagaattctgttatgagagtattcagtgaagagaatgggattatgcatgagatttcagcagcaagaactccacaacaaaatggagtagtagaaagaaagaacatatcacttattgaagctgcaaggacaatgcttgaagaatcaaagttaccaacatatttctgggctgaagctgtaaatactgcatgttatactcagaatatttctttggttaatcaagcaaaatgcatgactccttaccaattgttcaagaacaagaagccaactctaaaatttcttcatgtctttagctgcaaatgttatatcttgagaaatcaaactgacccgaatgggaagtttgatgctaaagcagatgaagaaatttttgttggatatgttgttggtaaagcatacagagtctacaatctgagaacaacattgttatggaatcaatacatgttgtgtttgatgataaaaagattgaaggactacaagatggagattacaataagagcctcaaatttgataatgtggagatggttagtgatgacagtgatgatgaaagtgatcaagaaacagtatcaaaggataatgcagaaaaatctactgtcaatgaagcacaaaattcaacatttgtcgagttgtaaaatgcttcatccgtcgggagacaatctgctttatccgtcgggagacaaccagcttcatccgtcggtactcaaaattcaccatctgtcgggtcatcaaaaggagctgaaagtcagaatagatcatatacagaaaattcccctttctcaaatcatagattcactaactcagggggagtttctactattcaaaactcaatcacacatcaagataacaatgaggcatcttcatctagagctaatctacctcaacaaaggaaatggataaaggatcacccctttgagctcatcattggtgatgtttcttct of the Apium graveolens cultivar Ventura unplaced genomic scaffold, ASM990537v1 ctg3324, whole genome shotgun sequence genome contains:
- the LOC141701088 gene encoding uncharacterized protein LOC141701088, giving the protein MSSTGGKIDHRINRGGAPYCFKVKGVNYHSIRSFVPPDGAISKFCQLYIYDTEDEVNNRINTVKGGSDSVDEGIVQSLLEMLDEHNRLVKSFHMAHERIEHNAVDELRLVLIASSSASGRPNHIGLSHEVAGLIVTDDYTKRCRDTIIHSRTNGLERIYAIYPRFMQLQYPLLVPHEDIGFYCQIPANRPYKKQPKHT